Proteins co-encoded in one Deferrivibrio essentukiensis genomic window:
- the cysS gene encoding cysteine--tRNA ligase, with the protein MEIFNTMTLKKETFEPIHANEVKMYVCGVTVYDDCHIGHARSSVVFDVIRKYLKYKGFKVTFVKNFTDIDDKIIKRSNELGISWKELTDRYIKSHDDDMAALMVERPDYTPKATEFINEMINLCERLIEKGYAYEKDGDVYFRVRAFKDYGKLSHRSIDDLLSGARVDINEIKEDPLDFALWKRSKENEPGWKSPWGVGRPGWHIECSAMSSKILGIPFDIHGGGKDLVFPHHENEIAQSEASEDKTFAKYWMHNGFVNINKEKMSKSLGNFFTIKDILKEFDREALRYFLLTTHYRSPLDFSQDNLIEAERALDRIYTALDEVKSYKPTKKSKDLTSEIEKAGNEFFEGFAKSMDDDFNTPAALSHLFEFVKALNIILTNKPDEQSYSLLLKIVDKVKSTCLDVLGIIQKEPEEWFKANLALDEEELNKLIEERNLARKNKNFAKADEIRDYLKEKGVELLDTLEGTKFRAKKIR; encoded by the coding sequence ATGGAAATTTTTAATACTATGACGTTAAAAAAGGAAACTTTCGAGCCGATACATGCTAATGAAGTAAAAATGTATGTATGCGGTGTTACTGTTTATGATGATTGTCATATTGGGCATGCAAGAAGCTCGGTAGTATTTGATGTAATAAGAAAGTATCTAAAATATAAAGGGTTTAAGGTTACATTCGTCAAAAATTTTACCGACATAGATGACAAAATTATCAAAAGGAGCAATGAGCTTGGTATTTCTTGGAAAGAGTTAACAGACAGATATATCAAATCACATGATGACGATATGGCTGCCCTTATGGTGGAAAGGCCTGATTATACGCCTAAGGCAACCGAATTTATAAATGAAATGATTAATCTTTGCGAAAGGCTAATAGAAAAAGGATATGCATACGAAAAGGATGGCGATGTATATTTTAGAGTCAGGGCTTTTAAAGATTATGGTAAGCTTTCACACAGAAGCATAGATGATTTGCTTTCTGGTGCAAGGGTAGATATTAACGAAATTAAAGAAGACCCGCTTGATTTTGCCTTATGGAAAAGGAGCAAAGAAAATGAGCCCGGGTGGAAAAGCCCTTGGGGGGTTGGTAGACCTGGCTGGCATATTGAGTGTAGTGCGATGAGCTCAAAAATATTGGGCATTCCTTTTGATATACACGGTGGCGGTAAAGATTTGGTATTTCCTCATCATGAAAATGAAATTGCCCAATCTGAGGCATCTGAAGATAAAACATTTGCAAAGTATTGGATGCATAACGGCTTTGTTAACATAAACAAAGAAAAGATGTCCAAATCTCTTGGCAACTTTTTTACCATAAAAGATATCTTAAAAGAGTTTGACAGGGAAGCTTTAAGATATTTTTTACTTACTACTCATTACAGGTCACCTCTGGATTTTTCTCAGGATAATTTAATTGAAGCTGAGCGTGCCCTTGATAGAATTTATACTGCCCTTGATGAAGTAAAAAGTTACAAGCCGACTAAAAAGTCAAAAGATTTGACTTCTGAAATTGAAAAAGCAGGTAATGAATTTTTTGAAGGTTTTGCAAAGTCAATGGATGATGATTTTAATACTCCTGCAGCACTATCACACCTTTTTGAGTTTGTTAAGGCATTAAATATAATACTTACTAATAAACCTGATGAGCAAAGCTACAGTTTGCTCTTGAAGATAGTTGATAAAGTTAAGTCAACTTGCCTTGATGTGCTTGGTATTATTCAAAAAGAGCCTGAAGAGTGGTTTAAGGCTAATCTCGCATTAGATGAAGAGGAGCTTAATAAATTGATAGAGGAAAGAAATTTAGCAAGAAAAAATAAAAATTTTGCCAAGGCGGATGAGATAAGGGATTACCTTAAAGAGAAGGGTGTAGAGCTTCTCGATACTTTGGAAGGCACAAAATTTAGAGCTAAAAAAATTAGGTGA
- a CDS encoding ABC transporter ATP-binding protein — protein sequence MYEIIDVRNVSKTFSISEGIFSSSTAKVKAVNNVSLQINKGVALGIVGESGSGKTTLANIIADIIRPDKGEVLYKGERVNAKSPSYKDYRKNVQVVFQDPYSSLNPRLKIITMLKDGFKAHFKSNDYMGVFIQTFAKVGLKEEFLYRYPHEFSGGQRQRISIARALILDPEVIIADEPVSALDVSVQSQILNIFKELKVKENKTIILISHDLAVVNFLCDYTVVMYKGVDVEYGKTEDIIDNPIHPYTKTLIDSSKNLNVVKFENKVEAVCPFAGRCSAFDKEICNKELEKKYINDNHYHRCNKI from the coding sequence ATGTATGAAATAATTGATGTTAGAAATGTGTCTAAAACTTTTAGTATATCGGAAGGGATATTTTCATCTTCTACTGCAAAAGTTAAAGCTGTTAACAATGTATCTCTCCAGATAAATAAAGGTGTGGCACTTGGTATTGTTGGTGAATCAGGTAGTGGAAAGACCACGCTTGCCAATATAATTGCTGATATTATAAGGCCTGACAAAGGGGAAGTCCTTTACAAAGGGGAAAGGGTAAATGCAAAGAGCCCTTCATATAAAGATTATAGAAAGAATGTTCAGGTAGTTTTTCAAGACCCATACTCAAGTCTTAACCCAAGATTAAAAATTATTACAATGTTAAAGGATGGCTTTAAAGCACATTTTAAATCAAACGATTATATGGGTGTGTTTATTCAGACATTTGCCAAAGTGGGGTTGAAAGAGGAATTTTTGTATAGATATCCTCATGAGTTTTCTGGTGGGCAGAGGCAGAGAATATCTATAGCAAGAGCACTAATTTTAGACCCGGAAGTAATTATAGCTGATGAGCCTGTGAGTGCTCTTGATGTTTCAGTGCAATCTCAAATTTTAAATATTTTTAAAGAGCTTAAAGTTAAAGAGAATAAAACAATTATTCTGATTTCACACGATTTGGCAGTGGTAAATTTCCTGTGCGACTATACGGTTGTAATGTATAAAGGGGTGGATGTAGAGTATGGTAAAACGGAAGATATTATAGATAATCCCATACATCCTTACACTAAAACTCTTATTGATTCTTCAAAAAATTTAAATGTTGTAAAATTTGAAAATAAAGTAGAGGCGGTCTGTCCTTTTGCCGGCAGATGTTCAGCATTTGACAAAGAAATTTGCAATAAAGAGCTTGAAAAAAAATATATAAATGATAACCATTACCACAGATGTAATAAAATTTAA